A window of Aeromicrobium sp. Root236 contains these coding sequences:
- a CDS encoding MCE family protein — translation MRSSALKFGAFAVVAIMVLVVLANTMNNRVAGSSRTYEADFTSVSGLRTGDDVRAAGVKVGRVEHISLHDNSRARVRFTLSSEQPLYDTTRMVVRYQNLLGQRYLSLLRGPDGGRRLADGARVPESRTDPGFDLTALLNGFEPLFSSIEPDQVNQLAGSIISVMQGEGGTVESLLSETATLTDHLADKDQVLGKVLDNLTPVLENLADHGTELDTTVDELGSLMTKLAQERTSIGDSIDGIGELSRATSSLLEEARPDLSRDIASLRRTAALFAKVRAQLAAAFETLPLTTGAFARPMSYGTWLNMHICNMGTELDGHLVNFGSPTGPYSAVCR, via the coding sequence ATGAGGTCGTCGGCGCTCAAGTTCGGCGCCTTCGCGGTCGTGGCGATCATGGTGCTCGTCGTGCTGGCGAACACCATGAACAACCGCGTCGCCGGGTCGTCCCGCACGTACGAGGCCGACTTCACCAGCGTCAGCGGGCTCCGCACGGGTGACGACGTGCGCGCCGCCGGGGTCAAGGTCGGCCGCGTCGAGCACATCAGCCTGCACGACAACAGCCGGGCACGCGTACGGTTCACGCTCTCGTCGGAGCAGCCGCTCTACGACACCACCAGGATGGTCGTCCGCTACCAGAACCTGCTCGGCCAGCGCTATCTCTCGCTGCTGCGCGGCCCCGACGGCGGGCGCCGGCTCGCGGACGGCGCGCGGGTGCCGGAGTCGCGCACCGATCCCGGATTCGACCTGACGGCCCTGCTCAACGGCTTCGAGCCGCTGTTCTCCAGCATCGAGCCCGACCAGGTCAACCAGCTCGCCGGCTCGATCATCTCGGTCATGCAGGGCGAGGGTGGCACGGTCGAGTCGTTGCTGTCCGAGACGGCGACCCTGACGGACCACCTCGCCGACAAGGACCAGGTGCTCGGCAAGGTGCTCGACAACCTCACTCCCGTGCTCGAGAACCTTGCCGACCACGGCACCGAGCTCGACACCACGGTCGACGAGCTCGGGTCGCTCATGACGAAGCTGGCCCAGGAACGTACGAGCATCGGCGACTCGATCGACGGCATCGGCGAGCTCTCGCGCGCCACGTCGTCCCTGCTCGAGGAGGCACGCCCCGACCTCAGCCGCGACATCGCGTCCCTCCGGCGCACGGCGGCGCTGTTCGCCAAGGTCCGCGCACAGCTCGCTGCGGCGTTCGAGACGCTCCCGCTGACGACCGGCGCGTTCGCGCGACCGATGTCCTACGGCACGTGGCTCAACATGCACATCTGCAACATGGGCACGGAGCTCGACGGACACCTCGTCAACTTCGGCAGCCCCACGGGGCCCTACTCGGCGGTGTGCCGATGA
- a CDS encoding ABC transporter permease, with amino-acid sequence MSIPVLTRARTTVNDGLETFGSMIALGFKAGRYALGDIVRGRFSWHEFFEQAWFMTRVALLPTILVAIPFGVIVAIQVGAIAQQIGAVSFTGAVNGIGVLRQGAPLVTSLLMAGAVGSAMCAALGSQTVREEVDAMRVMGLDPIRRLVAPRLVAATAVGLLLNVVVAATAMITGYALNVGSGDVSSGAYLDSFTSFAQPTDLLLAEGKAAIFGFLATIIACHKGLTTTGGPKGVADAVNQSVVLSVITLAVVNVAITQAYVMLVPQRIA; translated from the coding sequence GTGTCCATCCCGGTGCTGACCCGCGCGCGTACGACGGTCAACGACGGCCTCGAGACGTTCGGGTCGATGATCGCGCTGGGGTTCAAGGCCGGCCGGTACGCCCTCGGAGACATCGTGCGGGGGCGCTTCTCGTGGCACGAGTTCTTCGAGCAGGCGTGGTTCATGACCCGCGTGGCGCTGCTCCCCACGATCCTCGTGGCGATCCCGTTCGGGGTCATCGTCGCGATCCAGGTCGGCGCGATCGCCCAGCAGATCGGCGCGGTGTCGTTCACCGGGGCGGTCAACGGCATCGGCGTGCTGCGCCAGGGTGCACCGCTCGTCACCTCGCTGCTGATGGCCGGCGCCGTCGGCTCGGCGATGTGTGCCGCGCTCGGGTCGCAGACCGTGCGTGAGGAGGTCGACGCGATGCGGGTCATGGGCCTCGACCCGATCCGGCGGCTCGTGGCTCCGCGGCTCGTCGCGGCCACGGCGGTCGGCCTGCTGCTCAACGTCGTCGTGGCGGCCACCGCGATGATCACCGGCTACGCCCTCAACGTCGGCTCGGGGGACGTCAGCTCCGGCGCCTACCTCGACTCGTTCACGAGCTTCGCGCAGCCGACCGACCTGCTGCTCGCCGAGGGCAAGGCCGCGATCTTCGGCTTCCTCGCCACGATCATCGCCTGCCACAAGGGGCTCACCACGACCGGGGGCCCCAAGGGCGTCGCCGACGCGGTCAACCAGAGCGTCGTGCTGAGCGTCATCACCCTCGCGGTCGTCAACGTGGCGATCACCCAGGCGTACGTGATGCTCGTGCCGCAGAGGATCGCGTGA
- a CDS encoding MCE family protein translates to MIDARLIDPDLDDRSTLVWRGLVLLVVLLVVGVGLLAVGRGVFSDSVKVSADVDDIGGSLTEGADVKLRGVIVGKVSGIETHGDGVRLALTVDGKAAGRMPGQLQARILPASVFGTSYVDLVATGGGRLEAGQVIAQDRRRETLELQDTLDSTYRVMKAVRPAELATTLSALAGALDGRGAQLGETTETLNAYLRRLEPEIPLVREDLRLLAGNLRTLEDVAPDLFDAVESSLVTSRTIVAEQAQLTSLLTGGGALVEESDRLLTDAEQPLVDAIRQSAVVVDALYDERAGIAGGFTSFVDFAHKASAAFTDGPWLNTNVFIRLGDGTPYSSADCPRFGSAAGDNCDGTSPSAEAPAVSPPVDDALLEAMKDRLAELDRAGAAHAGGVAELLQRPYLGDAR, encoded by the coding sequence ATGATCGACGCGCGCCTCATCGACCCCGACCTCGACGACCGCAGCACGCTGGTGTGGCGAGGACTCGTGCTGCTCGTCGTGCTGCTGGTGGTCGGCGTGGGCCTCCTGGCGGTCGGCCGGGGCGTGTTCTCCGACTCGGTCAAGGTCTCTGCCGACGTCGACGACATCGGTGGATCGCTCACTGAGGGCGCCGACGTCAAGCTGCGCGGGGTCATCGTCGGCAAGGTCAGCGGCATCGAGACCCACGGCGACGGCGTGCGCCTGGCGTTGACGGTCGACGGCAAGGCCGCCGGTCGGATGCCGGGGCAGCTGCAGGCCCGCATCCTCCCGGCGTCGGTGTTCGGCACGTCGTACGTCGACCTCGTCGCGACCGGTGGTGGCAGGCTCGAGGCCGGCCAGGTCATCGCCCAGGACCGCCGCCGCGAGACACTCGAACTGCAGGACACCCTCGACAGCACCTATCGCGTCATGAAGGCGGTGCGCCCGGCCGAGCTCGCCACCACGCTGTCGGCACTGGCCGGTGCGCTCGACGGCCGCGGGGCACAGCTCGGCGAGACCACCGAGACCCTCAACGCGTACCTGCGCCGGCTCGAGCCCGAGATCCCGCTGGTCCGCGAGGACCTGCGACTCCTGGCCGGCAACCTGCGAACTCTCGAGGACGTCGCACCCGACCTGTTCGACGCCGTGGAGAGCTCGCTCGTCACGAGCCGCACGATCGTCGCCGAGCAGGCGCAGCTGACCTCGCTCCTGACCGGCGGCGGCGCCCTGGTCGAGGAGTCCGACCGGCTGCTGACCGACGCGGAGCAGCCGTTGGTCGATGCGATCCGGCAGTCCGCCGTCGTCGTCGACGCGCTGTACGACGAGCGCGCCGGCATCGCCGGCGGCTTCACGTCGTTCGTCGACTTCGCGCACAAGGCGTCGGCGGCGTTCACGGACGGTCCCTGGCTCAACACCAACGTCTTCATCCGGCTCGGCGACGGCACGCCCTACTCGTCGGCCGACTGCCCGCGGTTCGGCTCCGCCGCAGGCGACAACTGCGACGGGACCTCGCCGTCTGCCGAGGCGCCGGCCGTGAGCCCACCCGTCGACGATGCGCTCCTCGAGGCCATGAAGGACCGGCTCGCCGAACTCGACCGAGCCGGCGCGGCGCACGCGGGCGGCGTGGCCGAGCTCCTGCAGCGGCCCTACCTCGGGGACGCCCGATGA
- a CDS encoding SCP2 sterol-binding domain-containing protein, translating to MGDLRDWLDGIAPADLGTHFAGVDAEEIARMVAETPDRELRALIDDDAIREAALEAGFGRFGEFAVPERLAAVSGLVRFVVRRGKAVDEAYDARFAGGAVDVEPAGTDEPDLTISTDAITFLRLLSGTASAALLVLAGDIRVVGDEDLALQVGGVFRVPGTDGVAVDPTTLDAVEVAGVISKAKDAHLREVMKGGFRPVVLDEIFRRFPEYLDERRSAKLRLAACFKIGGGAGEDDRYLVEIDHGVCTVTPDGEGKRSVTIALGGAEFLKLATGNLNPTMAFMKGSLKVKGDLSAALALSSAVRIPSAKG from the coding sequence ATGGGCGATCTTCGCGACTGGCTCGACGGCATCGCGCCGGCCGACCTCGGCACGCACTTCGCCGGTGTCGACGCCGAGGAGATCGCCCGCATGGTCGCCGAGACGCCCGACCGCGAGCTGCGGGCGCTGATCGACGACGACGCGATCCGGGAGGCCGCGCTCGAGGCGGGCTTCGGCCGGTTCGGCGAGTTCGCGGTGCCCGAACGCCTCGCAGCGGTCTCGGGCCTCGTACGTTTCGTGGTGCGGCGCGGCAAGGCCGTCGACGAGGCGTACGACGCGAGGTTCGCCGGCGGGGCGGTCGACGTCGAGCCGGCCGGCACCGACGAGCCGGACCTGACGATCTCGACCGACGCCATCACGTTCCTGCGCCTCCTGTCGGGTACGGCCAGCGCCGCGCTCCTGGTGCTCGCGGGCGACATCCGCGTCGTGGGTGACGAGGACCTCGCACTGCAGGTCGGCGGCGTGTTCCGGGTGCCGGGCACGGACGGCGTGGCGGTCGACCCGACGACGCTCGACGCGGTCGAGGTCGCCGGCGTGATCTCCAAGGCCAAGGATGCGCACCTCCGCGAGGTCATGAAGGGCGGCTTCCGTCCAGTGGTGCTCGACGAGATCTTCCGGAGGTTCCCCGAGTACCTCGACGAGCGGCGATCCGCGAAGCTCCGCCTCGCCGCGTGCTTCAAGATCGGCGGCGGAGCCGGCGAGGACGACCGCTACCTCGTCGAGATCGACCACGGCGTGTGCACCGTGACCCCCGACGGCGAGGGCAAGCGGAGCGTGACGATCGCCCTGGGCGGCGCGGAGTTCCTCAAGCTCGCCACCGGCAACCTCAACCCGACGATGGCGTTCATGAAGGGCTCGCTCAAGGTCAAGGGCGACCTCAGCGCCGCGCTCGCCCTGAGCTCGGCCGTACGCATCCCGTCGGCGAAGGGCTGA
- a CDS encoding ABC transporter permease has translation MSLVDRPLNAIAVLGTQATFVRRVVQSIPATLVNYRRETLRILADISWGSGALLVGGGTIGVMVLLALSAGTSLGIEGFNGLETIGLSPLTGFVSAVVNTRELAPLIAALALAAQVGCRYTAQLGSMRINEEIDAVSAMAVHPLRYLVTTRLIAAMLAILPLYLIGLVGSYVASELSVTLVFGQPKGTYLHYFQTFISLDDILLSVVKILVFAFAVTLIHCWYGFMASGGAEGVGEATGRAIRASIVVVVLLDMVMTLLFWGGDPGVRISG, from the coding sequence ATGAGCCTCGTAGACCGGCCGCTCAACGCGATCGCGGTCCTCGGCACCCAGGCGACATTCGTGCGCCGGGTGGTGCAGTCGATCCCCGCGACCCTGGTCAACTATCGCCGCGAGACGTTGCGCATCCTCGCCGACATCAGCTGGGGCTCCGGCGCGCTGCTGGTCGGCGGCGGCACGATCGGCGTGATGGTGCTGCTGGCGCTGTCGGCCGGCACGTCGCTGGGCATCGAAGGTTTCAACGGCCTCGAGACGATCGGGCTGTCGCCGCTCACCGGGTTCGTCTCCGCGGTCGTCAACACCCGTGAGCTCGCCCCGCTGATCGCTGCGCTGGCCCTCGCCGCCCAGGTCGGCTGCCGCTACACCGCGCAGCTCGGCTCGATGCGCATCAACGAGGAGATCGACGCGGTCTCGGCGATGGCCGTGCACCCGCTGCGCTACCTCGTCACGACCCGCTTGATCGCCGCGATGCTCGCGATCCTGCCGCTCTACCTGATCGGCCTGGTCGGCTCGTACGTCGCCTCGGAGCTCTCGGTGACCCTGGTGTTCGGCCAGCCCAAGGGCACCTACCTGCACTACTTCCAGACGTTCATCAGCCTCGACGACATCCTGCTGTCGGTCGTCAAGATCCTGGTCTTCGCGTTCGCGGTGACGCTGATCCACTGCTGGTACGGCTTCATGGCCAGCGGGGGAGCCGAGGGCGTCGGCGAGGCGACCGGCCGTGCCATCCGCGCGAGCATCGTCGTGGTGGTGCTGCTCGACATGGTCATGACGCTGCTGTTCTGGGGCGGCGACCCGGGCGTCAGGATCTCCGGGTGA
- a CDS encoding MCE family protein translates to MSGPFGGGHRRLGVVGVVAVVVMGLGVLALSVIPFGQRHYSALVEHSAGLRVGEEVQVAGVGLGEVRGISLQGKAVKIDFTLDTSVRLGRDSTATIKVATLLGTHFLEVKPAGDGSLPDGTIPLAHTSVPYNLQDVVEGSTRTLDDIDGKKVAASMQVLADTLRDTPEEARRAIDGVSRLSGVAAKRSDQMQRLLAGARRVTGDLADNDEEILDLLKQSTLVLDELTSRRDVIDRMLADSTKLAEQVSGVLKDSDKQLEPLMRDFTTTLDALRKQRKDITASVDGLSTMVTYFANATGNGPWMDLHVASALNDNLTCAVLGPTC, encoded by the coding sequence ATGAGCGGGCCGTTCGGTGGCGGGCACCGGCGACTCGGCGTCGTCGGGGTCGTGGCCGTGGTCGTCATGGGTCTCGGGGTCCTGGCCCTCAGCGTGATCCCGTTCGGCCAGCGGCACTACTCAGCGCTCGTCGAGCACTCGGCGGGGCTCCGGGTGGGCGAGGAGGTGCAGGTCGCCGGCGTGGGTCTCGGCGAGGTGCGCGGCATCAGCCTGCAGGGCAAGGCCGTCAAGATCGACTTCACGCTCGACACCTCGGTCCGCCTCGGCCGTGACTCGACGGCGACGATCAAGGTCGCGACGCTTCTCGGCACGCACTTCCTCGAGGTCAAGCCGGCCGGCGACGGCTCGTTGCCCGACGGCACGATCCCGCTGGCGCACACGTCGGTGCCCTACAACCTGCAGGACGTCGTGGAGGGCTCGACCCGCACGCTGGACGACATCGACGGCAAGAAGGTCGCGGCCTCGATGCAGGTGCTCGCCGACACGCTGCGTGACACCCCGGAGGAGGCCCGCCGCGCGATCGACGGCGTGTCCCGGCTGTCGGGTGTCGCCGCCAAGAGGTCGGACCAGATGCAGCGCCTGCTCGCCGGGGCGCGCCGGGTCACCGGCGACCTTGCCGACAACGACGAGGAGATCCTCGACCTGCTCAAGCAGTCGACCCTGGTGCTGGACGAGCTCACCTCGCGCCGGGACGTCATCGACCGCATGCTCGCCGACAGCACGAAGCTCGCCGAGCAGGTGTCCGGCGTGCTCAAGGACAGCGACAAGCAGCTCGAGCCGCTCATGCGGGACTTCACCACGACCCTCGACGCGCTGCGCAAGCAGCGCAAGGACATCACGGCGTCCGTCGACGGGCTGTCGACGATGGTGACCTACTTCGCCAACGCGACGGGCAACGGACCGTGGATGGACCTGCACGTCGCGTCCGCGCTCAACGACAACCTCACGTGCGCCGTGCTGGGGCCGACATGCTGA